The following coding sequences are from one Clostridia bacterium window:
- a CDS encoding L,D-transpeptidase, whose translation HTGLYRETEGHEYYLRNFLQIQGNYGFHAYKINDATDEEEPGPTHGCVNLPAGDMEALYHWVKIGTPVEIRYVNADTAGTS comes from the coding sequence CACACGGGGCTGTACCGGGAGACGGAAGGACACGAATATTACCTTCGAAACTTCTTGCAGATCCAGGGCAACTACGGCTTCCACGCGTACAAGATCAACGACGCCACGGACGAGGAGGAGCCGGGCCCGACGCACGGCTGCGTGAACCTGCCGGCCGGCGACATGGAGGCCCTCTACCACTGGGTCAAGATCGGCACGCCCGTCGAGATTCGCTACGTGAACGCGGACACGGCGGGCACCTCCTGA